The proteins below are encoded in one region of Corvus hawaiiensis isolate bCorHaw1 chromosome 3, bCorHaw1.pri.cur, whole genome shotgun sequence:
- the LOC125323654 gene encoding potassium channel subfamily K member 17-like, whose translation MVAARQQRRRRRWGVPVLLVAYVGYVGLGAAVLQALERPAEVQAAQQLLREHWELLANHTCLQGPALQRLIEGIIQAYKSGITLQGNTTSLGRWDYSGSFFFSISAITTIGYGNLSPSTVAGRIFCIVFALFGIPLNLVLLNEIGQLMLLGVQHCACRLEEVFHWQNKTSFLMKTCALVTGLLLFLLLPPLLFSDKEGWSYEEGFYYSFITLSTIGFGDYVIGMNPDRTYPGWYKNVISLWILFGMAWLALVIKFCINLLESSSDFCQCNKKNKEMAEDLMDGNKNSMTGLHSAETCSDKDTKTKGPVESHSYTAPTEAL comes from the exons ATGGTGGCGgcgcggcagcagcggcggcgccGGCGCTGGGGGGTGCCGGTGCTGCTTGTGGCCTACGTGGGCTATGTGGGGCTGGGCGCCGCCGTGCTGCAGGCGCTGGAGCGGCCGGCCGAGGTGCAGGCGGCCCAGCAACTCCTccgggagcactgggagctgctggccaaCCACACCTGCCTGCAGGGGCCCGCCCTGCAGCGGCTCATCGAG GGTATCATCCAAGCCTACAAGAGTGGCATAACCCTCCAGGGAAACACCACTAGCCTGGGCAGGTGGGACTACAGTgggtctttcttcttctccatctctgCAATAACAACCATTG GCTATGGGAACTTGAGCCCCAGCACTGTGGCTGGTCGAATCTTCTGCATTGTGTTTGCACTTTTTGGGATCCCCTTGAACCTTGTACTCCTGAACGAAATTGGGCAGCTGATGCTGCTTGGGGTTCAGCACTGTGCTTGTCGCCTAGAGGAAGTGTTTCACTGGCAG AATAAAACTTCCTTCCTGATGAAGACCTGTGCACTGGTAACTGGCTTGTTACTGTTCCTCCTGCTACCTCCCTTGTTATTCTCTGACAAAGAAGGCTGGTCTTATGAAGAAGGCTTCTACTATTCCTTCATTACCCTCAGCACTATAGGGTTTGGAGACTATGTGATAG GGATGAACCCAGATCGCACCTATCCAGGCTGGTACAAGAATGTAATCTCTCTGTGGATCCTCTTTGGGATGGCCTGGCTAGCACTGGTTATCAAATTTTGCATCAACCTTCTAGAGAGCTCCAGTGACTTCTGTCAATGCAACAAGAAGAACAAGGAGATGGCAGAAGACTTAATGGATGGTAACAAAAATAGTATGACTGGACTTCACAGTGCGGAAACCTGCAGTGACAAAgacacaaaaacaaaaggacCGGTTGAATCTCACTCCTACACAGCTCCTACAGAAGCCCTCTAG